The following proteins are encoded in a genomic region of Chryseobacterium cucumeris:
- a CDS encoding DUF1062 domain-containing protein, with protein MNTQYIWEVKAKNTPLLKKKCNQCSSDRFQCSDKFRLNAQKKNIDIWLIYRCVKCSNTYNMTVFSRIRTESISKEIFRKFSENHAETAWQYAFSQEIRRKNNVEADWESVEYEILYPNFPVEDLMNREDEFISFQIQSSFDFNMRVSTVIRTCLGLSSSKLNLLLASGKVYFNEKPLQKKYKFKNGDIVDINRQELINIYLIGKENFFSTQ; from the coding sequence ATGAATACCCAATATATCTGGGAGGTAAAAGCGAAAAATACTCCCTTACTCAAAAAGAAATGCAATCAATGTAGCAGCGACAGATTTCAATGCAGTGATAAATTCAGACTGAATGCCCAGAAAAAGAATATTGATATATGGCTGATTTACCGGTGTGTAAAATGCAGCAATACCTATAATATGACCGTATTTTCAAGAATCAGAACAGAATCAATCAGTAAAGAAATATTCCGTAAATTCTCAGAAAACCATGCCGAAACTGCCTGGCAATACGCTTTCTCACAGGAAATAAGAAGAAAAAATAATGTGGAAGCCGACTGGGAAAGTGTGGAATATGAAATTCTATACCCAAATTTTCCTGTAGAAGATCTTATGAATAGGGAAGATGAGTTCATTTCTTTTCAAATACAGTCTTCTTTTGATTTTAATATGAGAGTCTCAACAGTAATCCGGACATGTTTAGGGCTTTCATCATCTAAACTGAACCTCTTGCTTGCTTCAGGTAAGGTTTACTTTAATGAGAAGCCTCTTCAAAAGAAATATAAGTTCAAGAATGGAGATATTGTTGATATCAACAGGCAGGAGCTGATCAATATTTATCTTATCGGAAAAGAGAATTTTTTCTCAACACAGTAA
- a CDS encoding aldehyde dehydrogenase family protein, whose amino-acid sequence MNQINKIYINGEFVTPRGTETFDLINPVTNQKTGEVVLGNEEDTRMAIAAAKKAFTTFSKTTKEERIHFLRKLHDAVSKREDELVAVMVNEYGGTLQFSRMSVQNAVSAFTATINTLESYDFERTVGHSKVRFESLGVVGIITPWNASNSFICNKLATAIAAGCTAVIKPSEMSAAQTQLLTECFHEAGLPEGVFNIVNGLGNVVGNEITQHPDIAKISFTGSTLTGKAIAKGAVDTMKRVTLELGGKSPNIILEDADFEKAIPMAVFGAYMNNGQACIAPTRLLVPQNRLEEVNELAKKAAGQVKVGNPAEEDTLVGPMVSVKQFERVQSYIRLGQEEGAVLLAGGEGKPEGLESGNFVKATIFTNVRNDMRIAQEEIFGPVLSIIPYADEEEAIAIANDTTYGLAAYISSDNHEHAERVAAQIDAGRICINGFAHDPYAPFGGFKQSGIGREFGVFGLEAYLEPKTILA is encoded by the coding sequence ATGAATCAGATTAATAAAATTTACATCAACGGCGAATTTGTTACGCCAAGAGGAACAGAAACTTTTGATCTTATCAATCCCGTTACTAACCAAAAAACCGGAGAAGTGGTTCTGGGAAATGAAGAAGATACCAGAATGGCCATTGCAGCAGCAAAGAAAGCTTTTACAACTTTTTCAAAAACAACAAAGGAAGAAAGGATCCATTTTCTCAGAAAACTGCACGATGCTGTAAGCAAAAGAGAAGATGAGTTGGTTGCTGTTATGGTGAATGAATATGGAGGAACTTTACAGTTCAGCAGAATGAGTGTCCAAAATGCAGTCTCTGCCTTTACAGCCACCATCAATACTTTGGAATCTTATGATTTCGAAAGAACGGTGGGACATTCCAAAGTACGTTTTGAATCTTTAGGTGTAGTTGGAATCATTACCCCATGGAATGCCAGCAATAGCTTTATCTGTAATAAACTTGCCACTGCCATTGCTGCCGGGTGTACCGCTGTTATCAAACCCAGCGAAATGAGTGCGGCACAAACCCAGCTGCTTACTGAATGTTTCCACGAAGCCGGCCTTCCGGAAGGAGTTTTCAATATCGTCAACGGATTAGGAAATGTAGTTGGAAATGAAATTACTCAGCATCCTGATATCGCAAAAATCTCTTTCACCGGATCTACACTTACAGGAAAAGCGATTGCCAAAGGAGCTGTAGACACCATGAAAAGGGTAACCCTGGAACTTGGAGGGAAGTCTCCTAATATCATTCTTGAAGATGCCGATTTTGAAAAAGCAATTCCTATGGCTGTTTTCGGGGCTTATATGAATAATGGTCAGGCCTGCATCGCCCCTACCCGATTATTGGTTCCGCAAAACAGACTGGAGGAGGTAAATGAACTGGCTAAAAAAGCAGCCGGACAGGTAAAAGTAGGAAATCCTGCTGAAGAAGATACTCTTGTAGGACCTATGGTGAGTGTAAAACAATTTGAAAGAGTACAAAGTTATATCCGTCTGGGACAGGAAGAAGGAGCCGTTCTGCTTGCAGGTGGTGAAGGAAAACCGGAAGGTCTTGAAAGCGGTAATTTTGTAAAAGCAACCATCTTTACCAATGTCCGTAATGATATGCGTATCGCGCAGGAAGAGATTTTCGGGCCTGTACTGTCTATTATTCCTTATGCTGATGAGGAAGAAGCAATTGCCATTGCCAATGACACTACTTATGGTCTTGCTGCTTATATCAGTTCTGATAATCATGAACATGCGGAACGTGTAGCTGCACAGATTGATGCCGGAAGAATCTGTATTAACGGGTTTGCCCACGATCCATACGCTCCTTTCGGTGGTTTCAAGCAAAGCGGTATTGGGCGTGAGTTTGGTGTATTCGGACTGGAAGCTTACCTGGAACCCAAAACGATTCTGGCTTAA
- a CDS encoding helix-turn-helix domain-containing protein has protein sequence MSENNIPFPINYSCHFSEFREGEQFARIHSLGLVLSGEMELNDGITKTIFKEGELYSARKNHLLKFAKYPPKNGEIRTISIYFDDAMLHDFSREYGYQAEKKDNVQAYIKPEQKALHSFMYSLLPYEDLPASEEILRLKQKEALLLLLNYDPDLKDILFDFSEPYKIDIEAFMNKNFHFNVNVERFAYLTGRSLSAFKRDFQKIFGIPPRQWLQLRRLKEAHFLLSQKGKSVSDIYLDLGFENLSHFSFAFKKQFGYPPSALQAK, from the coding sequence ATGAGCGAAAATAATATTCCTTTTCCCATCAATTACTCCTGTCATTTTTCAGAATTCAGGGAAGGAGAACAGTTTGCCCGGATTCACAGCCTCGGCCTGGTGCTTTCCGGGGAAATGGAACTTAATGATGGCATCACAAAAACGATATTTAAAGAAGGAGAACTCTATTCTGCCAGAAAAAACCATTTATTAAAATTTGCAAAATATCCACCCAAAAACGGGGAAATCAGAACTATATCCATCTATTTTGACGATGCCATGCTTCATGATTTCAGCCGAGAATATGGGTATCAGGCAGAAAAAAAGGACAATGTTCAGGCCTATATAAAACCAGAGCAAAAGGCATTACATTCTTTTATGTACTCATTATTACCGTATGAAGATCTTCCTGCTTCCGAAGAAATCTTGAGGCTTAAACAAAAAGAAGCTCTCCTTTTACTGTTGAATTACGATCCGGATCTTAAGGATATTCTGTTTGATTTTTCCGAGCCTTATAAAATAGATATTGAAGCTTTTATGAATAAAAACTTTCACTTCAATGTTAATGTAGAGCGTTTTGCTTATTTAACGGGGCGCAGTTTATCTGCATTTAAAAGGGATTTTCAAAAGATATTCGGAATTCCGCCAAGACAATGGCTTCAGCTTCGAAGATTAAAGGAAGCCCATTTTCTGCTAAGCCAAAAAGGAAAGTCCGTTTCTGATATTTATTTAGATCTTGGATTTGAAAATTTATCCCATTTCTCATTTGCCTTTAAAAAACAATTCGGCTATCCGCCAAGTGCTTTACAGGCAAAATAA
- the metE gene encoding 5-methyltetrahydropteroyltriglutamate--homocysteine S-methyltransferase, which produces MQTHILGYPRIGSKRELKKACEQYWSGKILLEELLNTGRTICNQNWNIQKEAGIDLIPCNDFSYYDQVLDMSLVVGAIPTRYHEVVLKKNNTELDLYFAMARGYQKDGLDITAMEMTKWFDTNYHYIVPEFYKNQQFKLSSDKIFNEFAGAKQAGINAKPMIIGLVSYLLLGKEKEEGFDKLDLAVNLLPVYIEILTKLQDQGAEWIQFDEPFLALDLNEKAKETYLSVYAEIRKRFPKLKFIVATYFDGLKDNTSLAVSLPVNTLHVDLVRSPEQLDDILNSIPESVSLSLGVVDGRNIWKNDYEKSLSFISKAVEKLGSERIFIAPSCSLLHSPCDLDFETSLNPEIKNWLAFAKQKVKEVVTLKQLASGTENEQIFEAFEENKKAIESRRTSSLIHNKEVKQRANAVTEKDAQRINTFKIRKKEQQEVLQLPLFPTTTIGSFPQTSEVRSWRAKFKKGELTAEQYDTLLKEETQRTIRWQEDIGIDVLVHGEFERNDMVEYFGEQLEGFVFTRNGWVQSYGSRCVKPPVIFGDVSRPTPMTVYWSQYAQSQTEKWVKGMLTGPVTILQWSFVRDDQPRSETCKQIALAIRDEVVDLEKAGIRIIQIDEPAIREGLPLRKTDWQNYLKWAVEAFRISASGVEDATQIHTHMCYSEFNDIIENIADMDADVITIECSRSQMELLNAFADFKYPNEIGPGIYDIHSPRVPSKEEMTELLRKAQNVIPANQLWVNPDCGLKTRHWEETEKALIAMVAAAKEASVEYAL; this is translated from the coding sequence ATGCAAACTCACATTCTTGGCTATCCGCGTATTGGTAGCAAAAGAGAACTCAAAAAAGCCTGCGAGCAGTACTGGTCAGGTAAAATCCTTTTGGAAGAACTTCTGAATACCGGAAGAACTATCTGTAACCAAAACTGGAATATCCAGAAAGAAGCAGGGATAGACCTTATCCCGTGTAATGATTTTTCATACTATGATCAGGTATTGGATATGAGCCTTGTCGTAGGTGCTATTCCAACACGGTATCATGAAGTGGTGCTTAAAAAAAACAATACTGAGCTGGATCTTTATTTTGCAATGGCAAGAGGATATCAGAAAGACGGATTGGATATCACTGCCATGGAAATGACCAAGTGGTTCGATACCAACTATCACTACATCGTTCCGGAATTTTATAAAAATCAACAGTTTAAGCTCAGTTCAGATAAGATTTTCAATGAATTTGCCGGAGCAAAACAAGCGGGAATCAATGCAAAACCGATGATTATCGGACTGGTTTCTTATCTGTTATTAGGAAAAGAAAAAGAAGAGGGATTTGATAAGCTGGATTTGGCAGTAAATCTTCTTCCAGTCTATATCGAGATTTTAACCAAACTTCAGGATCAGGGTGCGGAATGGATTCAGTTTGATGAACCTTTTCTGGCCCTGGATTTAAATGAGAAAGCCAAAGAAACGTATCTTTCTGTGTATGCCGAAATCAGAAAACGTTTTCCGAAACTGAAATTTATCGTTGCCACTTATTTTGACGGATTAAAAGACAATACTTCACTTGCCGTTTCACTTCCTGTCAATACATTGCATGTTGATCTGGTTAGAAGTCCTGAGCAGCTGGATGATATTCTGAATAGCATTCCTGAAAGTGTAAGCCTTTCATTAGGAGTTGTTGACGGTAGAAATATCTGGAAAAATGATTACGAAAAGTCGCTGTCTTTTATCAGTAAAGCGGTTGAAAAACTAGGATCTGAAAGAATTTTCATTGCACCATCATGTTCATTGCTTCATTCACCCTGTGACCTGGATTTTGAAACCAGTCTTAACCCGGAAATTAAAAACTGGCTGGCTTTTGCAAAACAAAAAGTAAAGGAAGTCGTAACGCTTAAACAACTGGCTTCCGGAACGGAAAATGAACAGATTTTTGAAGCATTTGAAGAAAATAAAAAAGCAATTGAAAGCAGAAGAACTTCTTCTCTTATCCATAATAAAGAAGTGAAGCAAAGAGCCAATGCTGTTACTGAAAAAGATGCTCAGAGAATAAACACCTTCAAAATCCGTAAAAAAGAGCAACAGGAAGTATTGCAGCTTCCTTTGTTCCCAACCACTACGATCGGATCATTCCCGCAAACCTCAGAAGTGAGAAGCTGGAGAGCCAAATTCAAAAAAGGAGAACTGACAGCAGAACAATATGATACCTTACTGAAAGAGGAAACGCAAAGAACAATCCGCTGGCAGGAAGACATCGGAATTGATGTATTGGTTCACGGAGAATTTGAGCGTAACGACATGGTGGAATACTTCGGAGAACAGCTGGAAGGATTTGTATTCACCCGAAACGGTTGGGTACAAAGCTACGGAAGCCGTTGTGTGAAACCTCCTGTGATCTTCGGTGATGTTTCCCGCCCAACACCGATGACGGTGTACTGGTCTCAATATGCCCAATCTCAGACTGAAAAATGGGTAAAAGGAATGTTGACAGGTCCGGTTACCATTTTACAGTGGTCTTTTGTACGTGATGATCAGCCTCGTTCAGAAACTTGTAAGCAGATTGCTTTGGCAATTCGTGACGAGGTAGTGGATCTGGAAAAAGCAGGAATCAGAATTATTCAGATTGATGAGCCTGCCATAAGAGAAGGTCTTCCATTAAGAAAAACAGATTGGCAGAACTATTTGAAATGGGCCGTAGAAGCTTTCAGAATTTCAGCAAGCGGAGTAGAAGATGCCACTCAAATCCATACGCATATGTGTTATTCTGAATTTAACGATATTATTGAAAATATTGCTGATATGGATGCCGATGTCATTACGATAGAATGTTCACGTTCTCAGATGGAGCTGCTGAATGCTTTCGCCGATTTCAAATATCCGAATGAAATTGGTCCGGGAATATACGATATTCACTCACCAAGAGTACCATCGAAAGAAGAAATGACTGAACTGCTGAGAAAGGCTCAGAATGTCATTCCTGCCAATCAGCTCTGGGTAAATCCTGATTGCGGACTGAAGACAAGACACTGGGAAGAAACCGAAAAAGCTTTAATCGCAATGGTGGCTGCTGCCAAAGAAGCTTCTGTAGAATATGCACTTTAG